A single region of the Xiphias gladius isolate SHS-SW01 ecotype Sanya breed wild chromosome 17, ASM1685928v1, whole genome shotgun sequence genome encodes:
- the mpzl2b gene encoding myelin protein zero-like protein 2b isoform X2 — MRRVCGIDIYTPSEMEAVNGTDVKLKCTFSSSHPVSPQSVTVSWNFRPINSGTDESVFYYQEVPYPPQQGRFVGHAVWSGDIMRQDASITLHEVPPTFNGTYICQVHNRPDVHGSNGEIVLRVVNKVSFSEISILALAVGGACGVILIILVIMVAVKFYRRRHMENDIELHQRDHEWKDPTVW, encoded by the exons ATGCGACGTGTCTGTGGAATAGATATTTACACTCCAAGTGAGATGGAAGCCGTCAACGGCACAGATGTGAAACTGAAGTGCACCTTCAGCTCTAGTCACCCAGTGTCGCCCCAGTCAGTCACAGTGTCCTGGAACTTCCGCCCCATTAATTCAGGAACAGATGAGTCG gtgtTTTACTATCAGGAGGTACCATATCCTCCCCAGCAAGGGCGGTTTGTAGGCCATGCAGTGTGGTCAGGAGATATTATGAGACAGGACGCCTCCATCACCTTGCATGAAGTGCCGCCGACCTTTAATGGTACCTACATCTGCCAGGTGCACAACCGTCCAGATGTTCATGGTAGCAATGGAGAGATCGTCCTCAGAGTTGTCAACAAGG TTTCTTTCTCTGAGATCAGCATCCTGGCACTCGCAGTTGGAGGCGCCTGTGGTGTGATCCTCATCATCCTCGTAATCATGGTGGCAGTGAAGTTCTACAGGAGAAGGCACATGGAAAACGACATTGAGCTGCACCAACGGGACCACGAGTGGAAGGACCCAACCGTGTGGTGA
- the scn4bb gene encoding sodium channel, voltage-gated, type IV, beta b — translation MEVLFVGGEPLRLGLLHTAVGLIFSVLLGVWSAQALEMSVGKVPFLEAVNGSTVMLPCSYSSCIGIKNLYFNWQFNENGSVVKVCESVIASEEVEPKVSIYRDRVEFVGKNHHNNISILLWNITFEDGGQYTCFGRNPKEKDKNHSAIFNLIVVDELRVVDNTLTIIIASAVGGAIALLMGFMLLKNFTLFVLSKLEEKNKECLVTSSGIDNTENGLSGSKADSKPTPKKK, via the exons ATGGAGGTCCTGTTTGTTGGGGGTGAACCCCTGAGGCTGGGCCTTCTACACACAGCCGTCGGCCTGATCTTCTCTGTGCTGCTTG GTGTGTGGTCTGCTCAGGCCCTTGAGATGTCTGTGGGGAAGGTTCCCTTCCTCGAGGCAGTGAATGGCAGCACCGTCATGTTGCCTTGCTCATACTCGAGCTGTATCGGCATCAAGAACCTCTACTTCAACTGGCAGTTCAATGAAAATGGCAGCGTGGTAAAG GTCTGTGAGTCGGTGATAGCATCAGAGGAGGTGGAGCCAAAAGTGAGTATATACCGAGACCGGGTGGAGTTTGTGGGGAAAAACCATCACAACAACATCTCCATCTTGCTGTGGAACATCACGTTCGAGGACGGAGGCCAGTACACTTGTTTTGGACGCAACCCAAAAGAGAAGGACAAAAACCACAGTGCCATCTTCAACCTCATTGTGGTGGATGAGT TGAGGGTGGTGGACAACACGCTGACTATCATCATAGCCTCAGCTGTAGGCGGAGCCATTGCATTGTTGATGGGCTTCATGTTGCTCAAGAACTTCACTCTCTTTGTTCTTTCCAAGCTTGAGGAGAAAAA TAAGGAGTGCCTTGTAACTTCATCAGGGATCGACAACACAGAAAATGGCCTCTCAGGATCCAAAGCTGACTCAAAACCAacaccaaaaaagaaataa
- the mpzl2b gene encoding myelin protein zero-like protein 2b isoform X1 codes for MCYPVYRIWPLLLLGGFVVPGMRRVCGIDIYTPSEMEAVNGTDVKLKCTFSSSHPVSPQSVTVSWNFRPINSGTDESVFYYQEVPYPPQQGRFVGHAVWSGDIMRQDASITLHEVPPTFNGTYICQVHNRPDVHGSNGEIVLRVVNKVSFSEISILALAVGGACGVILIILVIMVAVKFYRRRHMENDIELHQRDHEWKDPTVW; via the exons ATGTGTTATCCTGTGTATCGGATATGGCCTCTGCTTCTCCTCGGAGGATTCGTGGTGCCAG GGATGCGACGTGTCTGTGGAATAGATATTTACACTCCAAGTGAGATGGAAGCCGTCAACGGCACAGATGTGAAACTGAAGTGCACCTTCAGCTCTAGTCACCCAGTGTCGCCCCAGTCAGTCACAGTGTCCTGGAACTTCCGCCCCATTAATTCAGGAACAGATGAGTCG gtgtTTTACTATCAGGAGGTACCATATCCTCCCCAGCAAGGGCGGTTTGTAGGCCATGCAGTGTGGTCAGGAGATATTATGAGACAGGACGCCTCCATCACCTTGCATGAAGTGCCGCCGACCTTTAATGGTACCTACATCTGCCAGGTGCACAACCGTCCAGATGTTCATGGTAGCAATGGAGAGATCGTCCTCAGAGTTGTCAACAAGG TTTCTTTCTCTGAGATCAGCATCCTGGCACTCGCAGTTGGAGGCGCCTGTGGTGTGATCCTCATCATCCTCGTAATCATGGTGGCAGTGAAGTTCTACAGGAGAAGGCACATGGAAAACGACATTGAGCTGCACCAACGGGACCACGAGTGGAAGGACCCAACCGTGTGGTGA